Proteins co-encoded in one Neodiprion lecontei isolate iyNeoLeco1 chromosome 3, iyNeoLeco1.1, whole genome shotgun sequence genomic window:
- the LOC107226941 gene encoding endoribonuclease ZC3H12A isoform X2: MTVAGKRYVDCTVLGGGNGADAEDSSYDSDYEAEDSLGSAAHPRLESQVSSSTHSDVSRTTSDTLAAEFAEYVTVQGPSPTQSPGYTARVEFALKLGYTERLVQAALQKLGPDPGQNELLAELIKLGASSPKLADTADESDLLLDAELTVDDVTQPQSPVLRPVVIDGSNVAMSHGNKEIFSCRGIKICVDWFRNRGHREITVFVPKWRKEASRPDNPIADQEILGELERDRLLVFTPSRLVGGKRMVCYDDRYILRLAAELDGIVVSNDNYRDLAQESPEFRKVVEERILMYSFVNDRFMPPDDPLGRSGPTLDNFLRIGPRRADPAPPCPYAKKCTYGNKCKFRHPERGPHPHKSVTERLVEHAQRHLQARGPSLSLPLPPSTLASGITQHQPLCKARSAVSSVQSTSSFSSVPKSRSVENVTADGNALNPTNYAQQITGAQNPQGYPSQVGWAAPGPRVANADPEPANMHRKLQRQLTLNPACDPRLYQLRRYPQQQQPQQPHQSHQTLQQQTVMQQHRPLTRHASSETPYPVSMSWEHPEHHHQHVTRIASAPDSYRAWPPHGTNHPAAGSRAQRLGASDPQLNLLPSPPTAAAAIRASWGAQTHDARRRLHYHLANIFPEEQVQAAMALHPHETDPQQICAAILAMFPKP, translated from the exons agaTACGTCGATTGTACCGTTCTCGGAGGTGGAAACGGGGCTGATGCCGAAGACTCTTCGTACGACAGCGATTACGAGGCTGAGGATTCCCTCGGATCCGCCGCTCATCCTCGACTCGAATCGCAAGTCTCGTCCTCCACACACTCGGATGTTTCCCGGACAACATCCGACACCCTGGCCGCCGAATTCGCCGAGTACGTCACGGTTCAGGGTCCGTCGCCGACGCAGAGCCCCG ggTACACGGCCAGAGTCGAGTTCGCGCTGAAGCTCGGATACACGGAGCGTCTGGTCCAGGCAGCACTCCAGAAGCTCGGCCCGGATCCGGGTCAAAACGAGCTTTTAGCGGAGCTTATAAAGCTCGGGGCGAGCTCGCCGAAGCTAGCAGACACCGCCGACGAGTCGGACCTCCTTTTGGACGCCGAATTGACCGTCGACGATGTTACGCAACCCCAGTCACCGGTTCTACGACCGGTCGTTATCGACGGCAGTAACGTCGCTATGAGCCACGGCAATAAGGAGATATTTTCGTGCCGAGGGATCAAGATATGCGTTGATTGGTTCAGGAACAGGGGACACAGGGAAATCACGGTATTTGTACCAAAGTGGCGCAAGGAAGCATCCAGACCCGATAATCCTATCGCCGATCAGGAAATACTCGGCGAGTTGGAGAGGGATAGATTACTCGTTTTCACACCCTCGAG aCTTGTGGGAGGTAAACGGATGGTTTGTTACGACGATCGATACATTCTTCGTCTGGCCGCAGAGCTTGACGGGATTGTCGTCAGCAACGATAATTATAGAGATCTCGCTCAAGAGAGTCCGGAATTTAGAAAAGTCGTTGAGGAGAGGATACTGATGTATAGTTTCGTCAACGATAGATTCATGCCGCCCGACGACCCGCTCGGCAGGAGTGGACCGACATTGGACAACTTTTTGAGAATAGGACCCAGGAGAGCCGATCCCGCGCCTCCCTGCCCCTACGCAAAG AAATGCACTTACGGCAATAAGTGCAAATTTCGCCACCCAGAACGCGGTCCGCATCCGCACAAATCCGTTACCGAACGACTCGTCGAACATGCTCAGCGTCACCTTCAAGCTCGCGGACCTAGTCTAAGCCTTCCTCTACCTCCGTCTACCTTGGCTTCCGGCATAACTCAGCACCAGCCGCTCTGCAAAGCAAGATCGGCCGTCTCGTCTGTACAGTCTACCTCGTCGTTTTCGTCCGTCCCGAAAAGCAGATCCGTTGAAAATGTCACCGCCGATGGGAACGCGCTAAATCCAACTAATTACGCTCAACAGATAACTGGCGCACAAAATCCTCAAG GATATCCGTCTCAGGTTGGATGGGCAGCGCCCGGTCCTCGCGTCGCGAACGCTGATCCTGAACCCGCTAATATGCACAGAAAATTGCAGCGTCAATTGACGCTGAATCCAGCTTGCGACCCGAGACTCTATCAACTGAGAAGATACCCCCAGCAGCAACAACCGCAACAGCCGCATCAGTCTCACCAAACTCTTCAACAACAGACCGTGATGCAACAGCACAGACCGCTGACCAGGCACGCTAGCAGCGAAACTCCGTACCCGGTATCGATGAG CTGGGAGCATCCCGAGCACCATCATCAGCACGTGACGCGCATCGCGTCGGCTCCGGACTCGTATCGAGCTTGGCCGCCACACGGGACCAATCATCCAGCGGCCGGTTCGCGAGCTCAGCGTTTGGGAGCATCTGATCCGCAGCTGAATCTTCTTCCGTCACCACCAACGGCGGCAGCCGCAATTCGCGCCTCTTGGGGCGCTCAAACTCACGACGCGAGACGTCGCCTCCATTATCATCTGGCGAATATTTTCCCTGAGGAACAAGTGCAGGCCGCAATGGCTTTACATCCGCACGAGACAGATCCTCAACAAATATGCGCCGCTATATTGGCCATGTTTCCTAAACCTTAA